One genomic region from Penaeus monodon isolate SGIC_2016 chromosome 24, NSTDA_Pmon_1, whole genome shotgun sequence encodes:
- the LOC119588861 gene encoding LOW QUALITY PROTEIN: jmjC domain-containing protein 8-like (The sequence of the model RefSeq protein was modified relative to this genomic sequence to represent the inferred CDS: inserted 1 base in 1 codon), translated as MLYSLTCQFQVFQTLTRRSALLEGYGHTTVRLSSANSYSYXQKDVTFNEYCVSHVHPQKLTTLGNETFYFFGDNNHEEWQDLLEQYIQPPYRLPYHLPALSFGLAGPGTGVPFHFHGPGFAETMWGRKRWFMYPPNVNPNFHPNRTTLQWLMEDYQLRKDDPNLYECTLNPGEIIYFPDKWWHATLNIDSSVFISTFLSP; from the exons ATGCTATATTCACTTACTTGTCAATTTCAGGTGTTTCAGACTCTCACTCGCCGTTCAGCATTATTGGAGGGTTACGGACATACAACTGTACGTTTGAGCTCAGCCAATAGCTATAGCT GCCAAAAAGATGTTACATTCAATGAATACTGCGTTAGCCATGTCCATCCTCAAAAATTAACTACTCTTGGGAATg agactTTTTACTTCTTTGGTGACAACAATCACGAGGAGTGGCAAGACCTTTTGGAGCAGTATATACAACCTCCTTATAGATTACCCTATCATTTGCCAGCATTGAGTTTTGGTCTTGCAG GTCCAGGGACTGGTGTTCCCTTTCATTTCCATGGGCCAGGATTTGCAGAGACCAT GTGGGGACGAAAAAGATGGTTCATGTACCCTCCGAATGTGAACCCTAACTTCCATCCTAATCGCACAACATTGCAGTGGTTGATGGAAGACTATCAGCTAAGAAAAGATGATCCTAATTTGTATGAATGTACACTTAACCCTGGAGAG ATTATTTATTTTCCTGACAAGTGGTGGCATGCAACTCTCAACATTGACAGCAGTGTTTTTATATCAACTTTCCTCAGTCCATAA